In the Clostridium gelidum genome, TGAATTATAGGTTATTTCTTTTAAGGGAACCATAGGTAAGTTATTAAGTTGCTTAATAGTATTTTCCCTTTCATGACTTTCAAAATATCCTATAACGACATCTTTTCCTCGCTCAAACCGTCTATTAGCCTCAGTTAACATAGTAAAAGTCTTACCTACGCCTGGAGCATATCCTAAGAATATTTTAAGTGATCCTTTAGCTTGTTTTTTATATTCTTTTAATGCTTCTTCAGGAGTAATTCTTTGTTTTTCTTCAATGTCCATATAATCACATGCCTTATTTCAAATTTTTTAATTCTTCAGAGAACTGTATAAATAAAGTTCCTTTTTCAATTTCACCTTTTGATATTAGCAAATCGCCAAAGTTCCTATAAACTAGAGGATCTTTGGGAACAATGTTATTTGATAAATCTATATATTCTTTAGATGATTTATCGTTTAATGTTTCAGGAAGAGCTTGTTTATTATAATCAGGAAATATCTCATCTAGTATTTTATGTATTGTAGTAGAAGTAAATGGTTTTTGAAGATAAGCTAGTGCACCAAGTTTAGTAGTTGTGACTGCATTTTTTATTGTTGCAAAGGCAGTCATTATTATTATATTAAATTTATAACCATCTTTTCTAATTTGTTCAAGAAGAGCAGTACCACTCATTATTGGCATTTTAATATCAATAAAGGCAATGTCAAAATCTATAATAGATATTAATTCTAGTGCTTCACTGCCATTACTAGCACAATGCACTTCAAATCCTGAATCTTTTAAACAATGAGATAACAGAATTCTAATATTCTTTGTATCATCAACTATTAATGCAGTTTTCATAACAAATCCTCCGATAATATTCTTAATAGTTTTATAGTACTTTAGATTAATTTTTTTATCAATAATAAATACTTTGAGTAAAGTAGATTATATTAACAAAAACATACGTATTAGGAAGGAGATTTAAGATAACAGTCAATAAAAGCATGGATTATAAATTAATAAAGTATTATGGACATTAGATAACTTGCTATAAGGTATAATATAATTTAAATAGTATGTTATAGGGGGGGATAAATATGATAAAGAGCATAAAATTAAAGATTCTTCTAATCATAATAGTATTTATATCATTAATTATAGGCAATAGTTTTGTATCAATTAATTTTTTTGATAAATTACAAGAATCCATAGATTCAATAATGCATGCTAATTATGATAGCGTAGTTTATGCACAAAATATGAATGATTCATTAGAAAGACAGGACAGTTTAGAACTTTCTTTTATATTTGAGAATAATTTAGAAATTTCACCTGAGTATGAATTAAATCATACTAATTTTTTAGCATGGTTAGGGAAGGCTAAAAATAATATTACAGAAGAAGGAGAACACGAAGCTATAGATTTAATTGAAAAAAATTATACTGATTATACAGATAATATAAAAGTATTAATAAGTATTAAAAAAAATCAAGGAGATAATGAAGGAAGTAAATATTATTATAGTACTGTTTTTCCACTATTTAAAGATGTAAAAGAAAACTGCAATACTCTTTTAGATATTAATCAGAAGTCAATGATTAATATGAAGGAAAAATCAAAAAAATTAGTAATTACGGCTAGATACTGTACACTTGGTATTGCTGGAGTTGTACTTATAATAGGTATTTCTATAATAAGCTATTTACTTAAAAAAATTATACATCCAATTGAGGACTTAGCAATTGGAATTAATAAAGTATCAGAAGGAAATTATGAATATAAAATTCCATTAAAAAGAGGAAAGGAAATTAATTTTATATTAGATTGCTTTAACAGCATGGTAGAGAAATTGAAAGAATATGATAGATTAAATCTAAATAAGATATTAATGGAAAAGCAAAGAACAGAAGCAATAATGGAAAGCATTAAGTCACCAATAATAGTTACTGATTATGAAAATAAAATAATAATGTTAAATAAATGTGCTGAAAGAGTATTTGATATAAAAGAAAAAAGGGTAATTAATAGGCAATTTTTAGAAGGAATTAAAGAAGAAAATATATTTAATATGATACAAAAGGCACGTAATTCCATTGAAGCGTATAAACCATTTGAAGATATAGAAATTGGAGATACTGAAGATAAAACATATTATAGAATAACAACAAATCCTATTTGGTTTAAGCATAGTGAGAATTTAGGAACTGTTACTATTATGCAAGATATAACTAAATTTAAAGAACTAGATGACATGAAAACAGATTTTATATCCAATGTATCACATGAATTTAGAACTCCTTTAACATCAATTTGTATGGCAGTTGGATTACTTCTAGATAAAAAGTCACATATTAGTGATGATGAAATAGAATTATTAACAATAATAAAAGAAGACAGTGATAAATTAGATGATTTGGTTGGTGAGTTACTGGATTTATCCAAGATGAAATCTGGGAAGATTGAGATGGAGATAAGAGATATAGATATAAATGAGGTTATATATGCAGTTAAAAGAGCATTTAAAATTCAACTTGAAGAGAAGAATATAGAATTAAGTATTGATACTAATGGGATAGTAAGAAAAGCAAAAGGAGACATGAATAAAATATCGTGGGTAATAGCAAATTTACTTGGAAATTCTTTAAGATATACTAAAACCGATGGTACAGGAATTATAGAAATAAAAGCAAGAGAAGTAAACAATACAATACTAGTATCTGTTTGTGATAATGGAGAAGGCATTGAAGAAAAATATCAAAAGTTAATATTTGAAAAGTTTATACAAATAAAAGATAAGAATGGAGATTCAACTGGAAGCGCGGGGCTCGGGCTTGCTATATGCAAAGAAATTGTAAAAGCACATGGTGAAGAAATATGGGTAGATAGTACTGTAGGCAAAGGTAGTTCATTTTACTTTACACTTAAAGCTGGAGAAGCCTTATAACCTATAAATATTTTTAAAAGGCTATAGGTAGAAAGCTCGGAATATATTGTAGATGAATTGCTTAGAGAGCTAAAAAGTAAGAATTGGTTCGACACATGAGAGGAGTAAAAAGAGACTTAATCATGTTGGGTAACCATGATTAAGTCTCTTTAAAAATCTTTAATTATTTAATCTAAAATTCTGAATTAGTGTTTTCAGTAACAGCATAGTAATTATTCTTAATATTTAAGTAAAAAGATGCCATTGTTACGTTCATGTAAGGAATTACCCATAGTAATCCAATGAATAATGGAATAATACCTAGTATAAGCCATCCTAGGAAACTTAATGAAAGTACAAAGTAATTAAATTTGTATCCTTTCATCATAGCTGCACTTTCCTTTAAACAATCAATAATTGATTTACTGTTATCATCAGCTAAAATATAAAATACTTGTGAAAACATAAATGAAAGTATAATACCTGGTACTATTAATAAAATGAATCCTATAACTATAATTATTAACACTAGAAAATAAACCCCTAATGCTTTTAGTATAACTTTAAATCCAGAAAAGAGATCTTCTATAGCTGGAGTTCCACCATTAGTTGCATAGTTCAATGCAAATCTACACATTCCAACGCTCATTACAGCAGTAATAATTGTTGTAGCTAAAAATGAGATTAATATTAGTGGTAAAGATTTACCAGATATAATGTTAAGCCCTTGTCCAACTACTTCAAGTATAAGCGTTGCAAGAAAAAATCCACCTACAGCTAGTCCCCATTTTCCTCTTAATTCATCTTTGGCATGGCTTTTTAATTCAGATCTATTAATCATAAAAATTTCCCCCTTAAAATAACTTGATATTTACCCAATAACATTTAAAACTATACCATAAATTTATTTATATGTACAATATTAGGATTTAGAACTAGTTTATCAAAAAATGTTTATTATATGTGTAAATAAATTCTAAGAATTATAAATATGAAAATAACAGTAAATTACCTAAAAATATATATTATGTCAAGAAGTATGAAAAATAAAAGTAAATGATTACAGTTAATGTGATAAATTTAATAAAATATATGCTATAATGTATATATTATAGAGAAAGGTGGTTATATTATGGTAGCATTTTATCGTTGTGAATTATGTGGAAATATTGTAGGTCTTATTAAAAATGGAGGAGGCCAATTAGTCTGTTGTGGCAAAAACATGACTAAGCTTGAAGCTAACTCTACAGATGCAGCACAAGAAAAACATGTTCCAGTTGTAGAAAGAAAAGATGGAAAGATATATGTAACAGTAGGATCTGTCGAACATCCAATGACAGAAGAACATTATATAGAATGGATTGCAGTGGTTTCAGATAAAGGAACAGAAAGAGTTTCATTGTCACCAGGAGAAAAACCACAAGCAGTTTTTGTAGATAAGGGAAATGCAGTAGTTTATGAATATTGTAATTTGCATGGATTATGGAAAGTAGAAGCATAATATTTAGTATTATCAAAACACTTAAGTTTAAAAGCTTAGGTGTTTTTTATATCTAATTAGGCACAATCAAAAAAATAACAAGCCCATTTGTCAGCCTATTTTGGACTTGTTATTTATTTTCATGTGCCTTAAAAAAAGAAAGGAACAATTATGAATAAGAATTGGGAAGAAAGATGGACGGAAGATATAGATTATTTAAAAAAATCATTAATAACAAAGCATAAAAATTTATTTTTCAATGTAGATCAAAAAGAATTCGAAAAGAAAGTTTTAGAATTAAAGTTAAGTGTTAATAACTTAGATTATGATGAAATGAAAGTAGAACTTAGTAGACTTGTGGCTATGGTAAAAGACGCTCATACATCTATATACTTTCCAGTTGAAAGATATATGCCACTACGATTTTATTGCTTTTCTGATGGTATATATATTACTGCTGTTAGTAAAGGTTATGAAAATTTATTATATAAAAAAGTAACTGCAATTGAAGATTTATTAATAGAAGATGTAACTAGGGAGTTAGCTAAAATAATTTCTCATGAAAACAAATATTTTCTTAAAGCACAATGTGTAAAATATTTGCAAGCTGCAGATGTTTTATATGGACTATTAATATGTGATGATAAAAATAAGATAAAAATTACAGTAGAAAATGAGATAATAGAAGTAGAAACTGTAAAGTTAAATGAACTAAATTACATAGATAATATGAATGTGCCAATATATGGAGAAAAATCTAAGGAAAATTATTGGTTTAAATATATAGATAAAGATAAATCATTATATATAAAATATAATAGCTGTAGAGAAAATGGGATTCCTTTAAAAGATAAAATAAGGAGTACAATAAATTACATAGAAAAGAATAATATAAGCAAAGTAACAATAGATTTAAGAAATAATCTTGGTGGAGACTCATTATTATTAAAGCCTCTAATAGAATATTTAAAAAACAATAAGGATATTAGTGAAAAAGGAAACTTAAATGTAATTATAGGAAGAGAGACATTTTCCTCAGGACTTTTAAATGCATATGAATTAAAAAATCAATGTAATGCAATACTTATTGGTGAACCAACAGGTGGGAAACCAAATTGTTATGGAGAAATATTAAGATTTAATTTGCCAAATAGTAAATTTAATGTGAGCTATTCAACTAGATATTATAAATTAATAGAAGATGACTCTGTAGATGCATTGTATCCAGATAAGATAATTGAAGAAAATATTGATGATTTTAGAAATTAGATTATAAAAAATGTATATTGACATTATCACTAGTTAGTGATAAATTTAATTCATGGATAAGAAATATGAATCAGATAAAGATAACAATTATAAAACAAATTTAAATTTATCTACATTAATTGTCCTTA is a window encoding:
- a CDS encoding response regulator — protein: MKTALIVDDTKNIRILLSHCLKDSGFEVHCASNGSEALELISIIDFDIAFIDIKMPIMSGTALLEQIRKDGYKFNIIIMTAFATIKNAVTTTKLGALAYLQKPFTSTTIHKILDEIFPDYNKQALPETLNDKSSKEYIDLSNNIVPKDPLVYRNFGDLLISKGEIEKGTLFIQFSEELKNLK
- a CDS encoding ATP-binding protein, producing the protein MIKSIKLKILLIIIVFISLIIGNSFVSINFFDKLQESIDSIMHANYDSVVYAQNMNDSLERQDSLELSFIFENNLEISPEYELNHTNFLAWLGKAKNNITEEGEHEAIDLIEKNYTDYTDNIKVLISIKKNQGDNEGSKYYYSTVFPLFKDVKENCNTLLDINQKSMINMKEKSKKLVITARYCTLGIAGVVLIIGISIISYLLKKIIHPIEDLAIGINKVSEGNYEYKIPLKRGKEINFILDCFNSMVEKLKEYDRLNLNKILMEKQRTEAIMESIKSPIIVTDYENKIIMLNKCAERVFDIKEKRVINRQFLEGIKEENIFNMIQKARNSIEAYKPFEDIEIGDTEDKTYYRITTNPIWFKHSENLGTVTIMQDITKFKELDDMKTDFISNVSHEFRTPLTSICMAVGLLLDKKSHISDDEIELLTIIKEDSDKLDDLVGELLDLSKMKSGKIEMEIRDIDINEVIYAVKRAFKIQLEEKNIELSIDTNGIVRKAKGDMNKISWVIANLLGNSLRYTKTDGTGIIEIKAREVNNTILVSVCDNGEGIEEKYQKLIFEKFIQIKDKNGDSTGSAGLGLAICKEIVKAHGEEIWVDSTVGKGSSFYFTLKAGEAL
- a CDS encoding DUF975 family protein, which encodes MINRSELKSHAKDELRGKWGLAVGGFFLATLILEVVGQGLNIISGKSLPLILISFLATTIITAVMSVGMCRFALNYATNGGTPAIEDLFSGFKVILKALGVYFLVLIIIVIGFILLIVPGIILSFMFSQVFYILADDNSKSIIDCLKESAAMMKGYKFNYFVLSLSFLGWLILGIIPLFIGLLWVIPYMNVTMASFYLNIKNNYYAVTENTNSEF
- a CDS encoding desulfoferrodoxin — its product is MVAFYRCELCGNIVGLIKNGGGQLVCCGKNMTKLEANSTDAAQEKHVPVVERKDGKIYVTVGSVEHPMTEEHYIEWIAVVSDKGTERVSLSPGEKPQAVFVDKGNAVVYEYCNLHGLWKVEA
- a CDS encoding S41 family peptidase, whose amino-acid sequence is MNKNWEERWTEDIDYLKKSLITKHKNLFFNVDQKEFEKKVLELKLSVNNLDYDEMKVELSRLVAMVKDAHTSIYFPVERYMPLRFYCFSDGIYITAVSKGYENLLYKKVTAIEDLLIEDVTRELAKIISHENKYFLKAQCVKYLQAADVLYGLLICDDKNKIKITVENEIIEVETVKLNELNYIDNMNVPIYGEKSKENYWFKYIDKDKSLYIKYNSCRENGIPLKDKIRSTINYIEKNNISKVTIDLRNNLGGDSLLLKPLIEYLKNNKDISEKGNLNVIIGRETFSSGLLNAYELKNQCNAILIGEPTGGKPNCYGEILRFNLPNSKFNVSYSTRYYKLIEDDSVDALYPDKIIEENIDDFRN